The nucleotide sequence GTGTCCCGTTCATCCGCAACTGAAGAGCGTCTTTCATGCCAAAAGCACGCCGCCATTACAACGTATTCAGAGGATACAGGCAAATTCGGTAAGAGTGACTTCTGCAGAGCCTCAGTCGGCTTGCGCTCGCAAGCGCCATTTTTAACGCGCAGCGTGAGTCTCGCTGCAGGGCTCAAGCGTCAGGCGGCGCAACAAATGCACCGGGCGGCCACCACCGCCGGGCGCGCCGCGGCCATCCGCAACGGTCACGCACAAGCCCGGCGCACTTCTCGGTACGATCTGTCCCGCGGCTGTCAAGTCAAAGCGCTGCGCCGGTTGGCCGTCGCAAGCGCTCAAATTGAGCGGCGCCCCTTCTTGTCGCGATCCCGAACTTAGGCAAACTTTGAACCGCGGCAAGTAGAATTCGCCAGCCTTAAGCCGTTCGGCGTCAAACGCCTGATCCACACCCAGTTGTCCCTGGTAACTGTAGCAACTATGCGCCTGCAGCCCACGGCCTGGGGTCGCGGATTCCTTATTCCCGACAATGTCTAGACAGTAACCCCTCGGCTCGTCCAGTCGATCGGTCAAGACGATTTCTACCAAGTTCGCGGCGCTGCTCGGTGCACTCAAACAAATTATGGCGCAGAACGCCGCGGCTCCGATGGAGAACTTCATAGGTATGATTCCCCTCTCGACATTCGGGCCGATGTCATCGACATCTGTCTACGGCGACACTTCGAGCAAATCTTTGGCAAAGATCACCTCGCCTTTGAAAATCTCGGCGATTTGCCCGCGCGACAGGGTTTCGCTAAAGCGTGCGTTGGCAAAGTGCGTGA is from Deltaproteobacteria bacterium and encodes:
- a CDS encoding ricin-type beta-trefoil lectin domain protein is translated as MKFSIGAAAFCAIICLSAPSSAANLVEIVLTDRLDEPRGYCLDIVGNKESATPGRGLQAHSCYSYQGQLGVDQAFDAERLKAGEFYLPRFKVCLSSGSRQEGAPLNLSACDGQPAQRFDLTAAGQIVPRSAPGLCVTVADGRGAPGGGGRPVHLLRRLTLEPCSETHAAR